A region from the Spirochaeta thermophila DSM 6192 genome encodes:
- a CDS encoding YbaB/EbfC family nucleoid-associated protein: protein MNPFDVLKQLQDLPERMQRIQETLTELRVTGSAGGGMVEVEVGGDFSVHRVKIDPEAVDPNDVALLEDLVKAALTNALGKLRTELVGKLQSGLFPPLLGGV, encoded by the coding sequence ATGAACCCCTTTGATGTGCTGAAGCAGCTCCAGGACCTTCCGGAGCGGATGCAACGTATTCAGGAGACCCTCACCGAGCTTCGGGTGACCGGATCGGCCGGGGGAGGAATGGTGGAGGTGGAGGTGGGGGGTGATTTTTCCGTGCACCGTGTGAAGATCGATCCCGAAGCCGTGGATCCGAACGACGTGGCGCTTCTCGAGGACCTGGTGAAGGCCGCGCTCACCAATGCCCTGGGGAAACTCCGTACTGAGCTCGTGGGCAAGCTCCAGTCCGGGCTCTTCCCTCCTCTCCTGGGGGGAGTATGA
- the dnaX gene encoding DNA polymerase III subunit gamma/tau yields the protein MSFEVTANRRRPQTFKDLKGQEFVVSTLTNALKAGRVAHAYLFSGPRGVGKTSAARILAKALNCEQGVTPEPCGTCTSCKEISQGTAIDVIEIDGASNTSVNDVRVIREEVLFAPGKARYKVYIIDEVHMLSNSAFNALLKTIEEPPPYVVFIFATTELQRVPATIRSRCQQYHFRLISPEVIASLLREAASEMQVEVEEEALSWIAKEADGSLRDAYTLFDQVVSFSEGRLSYALIQEKLGLVGFERLQAVVEACAREEVKGALDLVHEILMSGVSVEQCVVDLAEYFRALTLVEAGIERESILGVAPSRFSKSVRTAFSPAQLERAMELILETYRNIRYSLNQRYDLELLVSRLAHLRRWVSSEDLVSRLERLRAGLVGGAVQASPPPEGAPDSREEGAGPRSPGEIREAVLARARAHSPTLQAALSQGQWRIQGRRVEILFSSKAPLALCEEQVDVIKRLFEEVAGRGVECVLGRMRGQEDRSPGEDVQIEEPVEQVRRIFKGEIVK from the coding sequence ATGTCCTTTGAGGTGACCGCCAACAGGCGAAGGCCGCAGACGTTCAAGGATCTCAAGGGGCAGGAGTTCGTGGTCTCCACCCTCACCAATGCGTTGAAGGCGGGGCGTGTGGCTCACGCGTACCTCTTCTCGGGACCTCGCGGGGTGGGAAAGACGTCCGCAGCCAGGATACTGGCGAAGGCTCTCAACTGTGAGCAGGGCGTGACTCCCGAACCGTGCGGGACGTGCACCAGCTGCAAAGAGATCTCCCAGGGTACCGCCATCGATGTGATCGAGATCGATGGTGCTTCCAACACGTCTGTGAACGACGTCAGGGTGATACGTGAGGAGGTCCTCTTCGCCCCCGGCAAGGCGCGCTACAAGGTGTACATCATCGACGAGGTGCACATGCTCTCCAACAGCGCCTTCAACGCCCTCCTCAAGACCATAGAAGAGCCGCCTCCCTACGTGGTCTTCATCTTCGCGACCACCGAACTCCAGAGGGTCCCTGCAACCATCCGATCGAGGTGTCAGCAGTATCATTTCCGGCTCATCTCTCCAGAGGTGATAGCGAGCCTCCTCAGAGAGGCGGCCTCGGAGATGCAGGTAGAGGTCGAGGAGGAGGCTCTTTCCTGGATCGCAAAGGAAGCCGACGGATCCTTGCGCGATGCCTACACCCTCTTCGACCAGGTGGTCTCCTTTTCCGAGGGGAGGCTGTCGTACGCCCTCATCCAGGAGAAGCTGGGTCTCGTGGGGTTCGAACGCCTCCAGGCAGTGGTCGAGGCCTGTGCGAGGGAGGAGGTGAAAGGTGCTCTCGATCTCGTCCATGAAATCCTGATGTCCGGGGTGTCGGTCGAGCAGTGCGTGGTGGATCTTGCCGAGTACTTTCGGGCGCTCACCCTGGTTGAGGCCGGCATCGAACGGGAGAGCATCCTGGGGGTCGCACCTTCGCGGTTCTCGAAATCGGTGCGTACGGCCTTTTCTCCCGCCCAGCTCGAGCGGGCGATGGAACTGATCCTGGAGACGTATCGCAACATACGATATTCCCTCAACCAGCGGTATGATCTCGAACTCCTCGTCTCCCGACTCGCCCACCTTCGCAGGTGGGTCTCTTCCGAGGATCTGGTGTCGAGACTCGAACGCCTGCGGGCGGGGCTCGTCGGAGGAGCGGTTCAGGCCTCTCCTCCTCCCGAGGGTGCGCCGGATTCCCGAGAGGAGGGTGCGGGACCCCGGTCCCCTGGAGAGATCAGGGAAGCGGTGCTCGCAAGGGCCCGCGCCCATTCCCCCACGCTCCAGGCGGCTCTTTCACAGGGGCAGTGGCGGATCCAGGGACGACGGGTGGAGATCCTGTTCTCTTCCAAGGCTCCCCTCGCCCTTTGCGAGGAACAGGTGGATGTCATAAAGAGATTGTTCGAGGAAGTGGCGGGGAGGGGTGTGGAGTGTGTCCTGGGACGGATGCGAGGACAGGAGGACAGGAGCCCGGGGGAAGACGTGCAGATCGAGGAGCCGGTTGAACAGGTTCGGCGTATATTCAAAGGCGAGATCGTGAAGTGA
- a CDS encoding PTS sugar transporter subunit IIA — translation MYVIDYLKPEGIFLNMKAYKKKEELFKILVRRACEVGLVPGEMEEPVLNELLAREAQSTTGIGEGIAIPHCKMEGLPHAVIIAATIPEGMKYGSVDGKPVRLLFSFLFPADQGTQYLQVLAKLSRILKEEALRNRLILSSSPEEFRDILAQADVVPLVKEGKAAKVVFLLCINEEGKEQEVSSSLVEVGAQTTVILETETLQKKLLYDIPIFAGVKFFHSRTPYSKTYMGILSSVEQADYLADLLKKQGIDLTRPGSGFLVAFEAGKVIGGIPEELDV, via the coding sequence ATGTATGTGATCGACTATCTCAAGCCCGAGGGGATCTTCCTCAACATGAAGGCCTACAAGAAGAAGGAGGAACTCTTCAAAATACTGGTACGCAGAGCGTGCGAAGTGGGTCTCGTGCCGGGAGAGATGGAGGAGCCGGTGCTGAACGAGCTCCTCGCGAGAGAGGCGCAGAGCACCACGGGAATAGGAGAGGGAATCGCCATCCCCCATTGCAAGATGGAGGGACTCCCCCATGCGGTCATCATCGCGGCCACCATACCCGAGGGGATGAAGTACGGGAGCGTGGATGGAAAACCGGTCCGTCTCCTCTTCAGCTTTCTCTTTCCTGCGGATCAGGGGACTCAGTATCTCCAAGTGCTCGCGAAACTCTCCCGCATCCTCAAGGAGGAGGCCCTCAGAAACAGGCTGATCCTCTCCTCTTCCCCGGAGGAGTTCCGTGACATCCTCGCGCAGGCTGATGTGGTTCCCCTCGTGAAGGAGGGGAAGGCGGCGAAAGTCGTCTTCCTCCTCTGTATCAACGAGGAAGGGAAGGAGCAGGAAGTCTCTTCCAGTCTGGTGGAGGTGGGGGCTCAAACGACCGTGATCCTGGAGACAGAGACCCTTCAGAAGAAGCTCCTCTACGACATACCCATCTTCGCGGGGGTGAAGTTCTTCCACTCCCGTACTCCTTATTCCAAGACCTACATGGGGATACTCTCCAGTGTGGAACAGGCCGACTATCTCGCAGACCTCCTCAAGAAACAGGGGATAGATCTCACACGCCCGGGCTCCGGATTCCTGGTGGCCTTCGAGGCGGGAAAGGTGATAGGAGGGATCCCGGAGGAACTCGATGTGTAG